GAGGCTGCTGCAACTCAGGCTCTGTGATTCCAACGTCGCCGCTATCATTTGATGTTTCTTCTGGAGGAGGAGGAGATACTGCTTCTGGTAATTTCAAATCTTCCATTGGAGGAAGCTTACAAAGGCAAACGTTAAAAGAAAGAAATCAACAAAAAGAAACTTGCAAGAGAAAAAAGAATGAAGAAAGTAGAGGAGAGAAATGAAATCAATGATGTTTCCGGTTAATAAGTTTTTTTTTATTAGACAAGTAACAAGAGGTAGACAATTCAAAAGTCTATAATTAGAAAAGAGATAATCCTGGAAACAAATGGTTGATGAACCTCTCTTTCCCTCAATAATATTCGCTTTCTTCTGATTCCTATTTTTAATTATGTATTCATTCCAGAATTGTAATGTGATGTTTTAATAACATACTTACCGGATATAGACATTTGTCCCTAACTAACCTTAACCATATAGCTCTGTTGTATCTCTCTGTCGCATACAACCTGACTGTGGTCACAACTCACTGTTAGAACCAGGAGACAAAATTTTGGTCGACACAACAAAAAAAGATGATGTCATGTCCATAGATAGCTTTTCATTCATAAACTTTTTACCGGTGCTCAGTAAACCCATCATCATCATCTTGTTCTTCATCTTTTCCACTTTCCACCTGTTTCTCTTTCCTTGTGAGGCAGTGAGCCTTGTTTGTTCGTAGAATTCAAGTCTTTGCGAGTCCCACTCCTCTTTTAGTTTCTCAACTCTCTCTCTCTCTCCCATCAACTCTTTCTCTTCTGATACCTGCTTTATATCAATCTATATCCACTATTTCTCCTGCACATTCACATCACCATACAGGGGATATATTACAACAACGGTACCAGACAAACATTTACAAAAATGGTACGAGAACATGAGTTCAAATATATATAAATGTAAGCAAAAGCAAGGATATAGCAACTATTTATTTAGTTAGACTAGAAAAAAGGATTTTGGTTGAACACTCTAGAATCCTTAGAAAACTGAAAAATAAACAAAACCAGTAGAGTACAGTTTACATCACTATGAGGTGGCCACTAAGAGAGTTGAACATGACAAAAAAAAACATGATTCGTGATACCATATTCCGACCTTCGACCATGTGTTATGGTATGTGTTGCAAAGACGAACAAATAAAAACAAGAAACAAAAAAAAACATTATATTCTCGTATACAACTTGGCCAAAGATGTTAGCATCTTGGTCCGGTACTTCAACTTATCAAGACTCTGAAGGATGGCAACACAACATGAGATAACCAAACACTATCTCTCTCCTACTGTCTCATCAAACAGTCCTGTCCAATCGACATGTTTTTTTTTAGCTCAAGCCGTTACAACACCTGAAACCCAAGGAACGATAGTAGGCGCTTTTGGGTGGTTATTTCTGTAAGCCTCTGAGTATCTGTCTTTAAAGCTCCGTTTTGGCTTCTCTGCCTGCAATTTAATGAGCCAAGCTTAATAATCCGACTTAGACTAAGTAATAATCTCAAGGAAACTATAGTGAACGAAGAAACTTTTCTTACGTATTTAAGCCAACATTCCTGATGTTTATGCTCATAAATATCTGGAGAAAAGCAACCAAACTCAGATGGGCAATAAACCCATATGTTGCATCTCATCTCTCCGGGTTTAGCGCGCTTTGCCTGGTCTAAGCAAGCTTGGCAACAATCAGCTGCACTCTCTTTGTGATGTGTAAGTCCCCATCTCACCGCAGCACCACCGTAATCTGTGTGAAGCTCTACATTACATACACCTGGCACTGGTCTCCCTGCTAATATTTCCTCTGTAAATTCCAAAAATTCATGAGTTATAAACAAATTACATTTATGCAAAATCAGAGAATGAGTAATAGTACCAGGCTCTTCCTCTCCTTCAGGTTTATCATCGTGCTCTTCATTGTGAACCTCAGCAGGTAACCAAAACCCAATCTCTTCAGACAACGCATCCCACTCCAGCTCCAACGCTCTTACAAGCATCCCTATATTACAGTTACAGTACTAACTTAGTAAGAGAGAGAGTTCAACTCTACTTATATTAAACAATGATCCATTAACTTAGTAATCGCTCTTAAATGAGTAAATATACCTGCTTCCTCCACTATCACTGTGGAATTAACACCATTTTGTTCCTGAATCAGCTCTTTAGCTTCCTTCAGCTTCTCACTGCGCCACGTTTCTACAGCTTCTGTTTCGCCAAATGAACATAACAAGGTATTACAGATCATACATTGAATGGACGGCAACATTATTAGTTACATGAGCT
This sequence is a window from Brassica oleracea var. oleracea cultivar TO1000 chromosome C1, BOL, whole genome shotgun sequence. Protein-coding genes within it:
- the LOC106324287 gene encoding uncharacterized protein LOC106324287, with amino-acid sequence MARGGGEWTVTGGGVVSYKRITLLVCSFNILIALFVLRFLYASSLHFYPNHHNAVRYTSDEIRKMEESTRIRRSKHPSELVRLVKKLKHDVATSESSVELSPNVKGKLVDEILERLKRLEEKSNVTLVREAVETWRSEKLKEAKELIQEQNGVNSTVIVEEAGMLVRALELEWDALSEEIGFWLPAEVHNEEHDDKPEGEEEPEEILAGRPVPGVCNVELHTDYGGAAVRWGLTHHKESAADCCQACLDQAKRAKPGEMRCNIWVYCPSEFGCFSPDIYEHKHQECWLKYAEKPKRSFKDRYSEAYRNNHPKAPTIVPWVSGVVTA